GATTTGGAAGTTCCGTACTATGGTAACGGATGCGGATAAAAAAGGAAGTCTGGTGACTTCTGCTAACGATAGCCGCATTACCAAGGTTGGAAATTTCATCCGCCGTGTGCGCTTGGACGAACTGCCTCAGCTGGTCAATGTCCTTAAAGGCGAGATGTCCTTTGTAGGCACAAGACCTGAGGTGCCACGTTACACCGAGCAGTATAGTCCTGAAATGATGGCGACCTTGCTCTTGCCAGCAGGAATCACCTCTCCAGCCAGCATCAACTACAAGGATGAGGATACGATCATCAGTCAAATGACGGAGAAAGGTCTATCAGTTGACCAGGCCTATGTCGAACACGTCCTTCCTGAAAAGATGCGCTATAACCTCGCCTATCTCCGAGAGTTTAGTTTCCTTGGAGACATCAAAATCATGTTTCAAACCGTGTTTGAGGTACTAAAATAAAGTAGTCATGAGAAAATGAGTACAGATAAAAGGAGCAAATCAATGCCAAATTACAATATTCCATTTTCACCACCCGATATTACCGAAGCTGAAATTGCTGAAGTAGCGGATACCCTTCGTTCTGGCTGGATCACAACAGGTCCTAAGACAAAAGAACTGGAGCGTCGCTTGTCTCAATACACACAGACACCTAAGACTGTCTGCCTCAACTCTGCGACTGCCGCTCTTGAGTTGATTTTACGTGTCTTGGAAGTGGGACCTGGTGATGAAGTCATCGTTCCAGCTATGACTTATACAGCTTCATGTAGTGTCATCACTCACGTAGGAGCAACACCTGTCATGGTGGATATCCAAGCAGATACTTTTGAGATGGACTATGACTTGCTTGAGCAAGCCATTACTGAAAAGACTAAGGTGATCATCCCAGTAGACCTTGCAGGGATTGTTTGCAACTATGACCGTTTGTTCCAAATTGTGGAGAAGAAACGCGACCTCTTTACTGCTTCAAGTAAGTGGCAAAATGCCTTTAACCGTATCGTGATTGTCTCTGATAGTGCCCATGCTTTGGGATCTACTTATAAAGGGCAACCAGCTGGTTCTATCGCTGACTTTACTTCCTTCTCATTCCATGCCGTTAAGAACTTTACAACGGCTGAGGGAGGAAGTGCGACTTGGAAAGCCAATCCAGCGATTGATGACGAAGAGATGTACAAGGAATTCCAAATCCTTTCCCTTCATGGTCAAACCAAAGACGCTCTTGCCAAGATGCAACTGGGTTCATGGGAGTACGATATCGTAACACCAGCCTACAAGTGTAACATGACGGATATCATGGCTTCGATTGGTTTGGTACAATTGGACCGTTACCCAGCTTTGCTACAACGTCGTAAGGACATCGTGGGCCGCTATGATCGTGGTTTTGCGGGTACTCGTATTCACCCATTGGCACACAAGACTGATACTGTTGAATCTTGTCGTCACCTCTACATCACCCATGTAGAAGGAGCAAGTCTAGAAGAACGCAACCTCATCATTCAAGAATTGGCCAAAGCAGGAATTGCAAGTAATGTACACTACAAACCGCTTCCTCTCTTGACAGCCTATAAGAATCTTGGTTTTGATATGGCAGATTATCCAAGAGCCTATGCCTTCTTTGAAAATGAAATTACACTCCCTCTTCATACAAAATTAAGCGATGAAGAAGTTGATTACATCGTTCAGACTTTGGTGAGTATTTCCGAAGAAATACTCGGTTCAGGAAAAAAACCATAAAAAAAATCTTGACAAAGATAGAACAATAACATATAATATTCTCAATAAATCAGAAAAGTAACTATTTTTGATCTTCAGGGAGCCTGTGGTGATTGTGAACAGGTGGTTGGAAGTAGTGAAAGTGGGCTGATTTTAAAAATGAATTTGAAACAATGAAAATTCGGTACGCACACCTTACAGTGCAACTTGTTGTTAGACAAGGCAGAGATGTAAAGGGGAATAGTCTCTTTATAATTGAGGTGGCACCGCGTTACAAACGCCCTCACACAGATTATTTTCTGTGTGTGGGCTTTTTTCTTTCGGTCATTTTGTTTATCTTTTATTAGGGCCTTAAGTCGCTTTGATGAACTAGACTTCTATCTACAGTTCCTTGCCTACTACTAAAAGCAAACAAAACGGCCGGATTAATATGGAAAGAGGAAAAATTTTATGACAACTAAAGGTTATTTTGGACAATTTGGTGGTAGTTTTGTACCGGAGCCGATTCAGGCTTTGTTGGATGAGCTAGAAGTGACATTTGACAAGTACAAGGATGATCCAGAGTTTTTGGCAGAATTTCGTCATTACTTAAAAGACTATTCAGGTCGCGAAACACCGCTCTATTTTGCGGAAAGTTTGACAGACTACCTAGGTGGGGCTAAGATTTATCTCAAGCGAGAAGATCTTAACCATCTGGGTTCTCACAAGCTCAACAACGTTTTAGGGCAAATTCTTCTGGCAAAACGTATGGGCAAAAAACGAGTGATCGCAGAAACAGGGGCTGGTCAGCACGGGGTTGCGACAGCAGCTGCAGCAGCCAAGTTTGGTATGGCTTGTGATGTCTACATGGGAGCAGAAGATGTGGAGCGTCAACGTCTCAATGTTTTCCGCATGAAGATGATGGGAGCAACTGTTCACGCAGTTGAAACAGGGACACGAACTCTCAAGGATGCGGTTGATGCAGCCTTTGGAGCATGGATGAATGACCTTGAAGCCTTCTACGTTTTGGGATCTGCTGTAGGCCCTCATCCTTATCCTACCATTGTTCATGAGTTTCAAAAGGTTATC
Above is a window of Streptococcus oralis subsp. dentisani DNA encoding:
- a CDS encoding sugar transferase, producing the protein MLKWEDLPVEMQSSEVESYYQLVSKRKGSLIFKRCLDWVLALVLLILTSPIFLVLSIWIKLDSKGPVIYKQERVTQYNRPFKIWKFRTMVTDADKKGSLVTSANDSRITKVGNFIRRVRLDELPQLVNVLKGEMSFVGTRPEVPRYTEQYSPEMMATLLLPAGITSPASINYKDEDTIISQMTEKGLSVDQAYVEHVLPEKMRYNLAYLREFSFLGDIKIMFQTVFEVLK
- a CDS encoding DegT/DnrJ/EryC1/StrS family aminotransferase — protein: MPNYNIPFSPPDITEAEIAEVADTLRSGWITTGPKTKELERRLSQYTQTPKTVCLNSATAALELILRVLEVGPGDEVIVPAMTYTASCSVITHVGATPVMVDIQADTFEMDYDLLEQAITEKTKVIIPVDLAGIVCNYDRLFQIVEKKRDLFTASSKWQNAFNRIVIVSDSAHALGSTYKGQPAGSIADFTSFSFHAVKNFTTAEGGSATWKANPAIDDEEMYKEFQILSLHGQTKDALAKMQLGSWEYDIVTPAYKCNMTDIMASIGLVQLDRYPALLQRRKDIVGRYDRGFAGTRIHPLAHKTDTVESCRHLYITHVEGASLEERNLIIQELAKAGIASNVHYKPLPLLTAYKNLGFDMADYPRAYAFFENEITLPLHTKLSDEEVDYIVQTLVSISEEILGSGKKP
- the trpB gene encoding tryptophan synthase subunit beta, whose protein sequence is MTTKGYFGQFGGSFVPEPIQALLDELEVTFDKYKDDPEFLAEFRHYLKDYSGRETPLYFAESLTDYLGGAKIYLKREDLNHLGSHKLNNVLGQILLAKRMGKKRVIAETGAGQHGVATAAAAAKFGMACDVYMGAEDVERQRLNVFRMKMMGATVHAVETGTRTLKDAVDAAFGAWMNDLEAFYVLGSAVGPHPYPTIVHEFQKVISEESRRQILEKEGRLPDYVIACVGGGSNAIGAFSQYVADEEVKLVGVEAAGHGLDTDKHAATMTKGSVGIVDGMKTYAVFKEDGELAPVYSISAGLDYPGVGPEHAYFKDSGRVEYVAATDEEAVQALLLLSKTEGIIPAIESSHAIAEAVKRASKLSKDEIIIINVSGRGDKDVAAIADYLEAKK